In Phycisphaerae bacterium RAS2, the DNA window TGTTCTGCAGGTCGTCATCCTGCTGACCGCCGCCGCCGCCGCCGAAGATGTTGCCGCCGCCCGCGCCACCACCGCCACCGCCGCCCGCGCCGCCGAGAAACCGCCCGCCGCCCAGACCGCCCTGCTGATTGCTGTTCTGGCCGATCTGGTCAAGGTTGATCTGTCGGCCGCGGAAGGTCGGCACCGAGATGATCAGGTCCTGCACGCCGTACACACGGGTCAGCGTTTTGCGCGCGAGGTCTTCCTTTGTCGAAATTGCAATGACGCCGTCGTCCACCTCATACGCCAGTTGCACGTCGCCCGCGCCGACCGCGTCCAGAATCAGTTGCATCGCCTTGGAGAACTTCACGCTGCTCAACCGAAGGCTGACTTCCGTCTCCGGGTCGATGCCGGCCGAATCGAGCGCCGTCCAGTTCGGGACGATGTTCAAGCCCGTCCGGTCGCGCAATTGCTCGATCACCTTGCGGAACGGAACCGCGTCGTACTTGATCTCGGGGGCGACCGATTCCAGCTTGCGCCGAACGACCCGGTTGCTCTCCGGTTCAGCCGCTTCTTCAGCGCCGGTTCGCTTGGCGGAAATCTCCCGCCAGTTCTTGGGATACATGATGTCGCGGTGCCATGGGATGGCCGTCTCTTCGTTCGCGACGAGCAGGTCCTGCGCCTCGTTCTGTTTGTCGATCGTGGCGCCGACGTTTCGGCGATTGATGGCAAGGTCTTCCAGCGTCTCCTTCATCCACGCGGCCTGCTCGTTGTTCGGATCGATCGCCAGCACCTGCTTGAGCACCTGAATCGCGTCGTCCAGCCGCTGCTCCTTGCGCAGCTCGGCGGCCTGATCCATGAGCTGTTCAATCTGCCGAGTCTTCTGGATGCGTACCTGCTCGACACGCTCCCGCTCCCGGGCGGCGACTTCCTCTTGCTTCATGCGGACCAGTTGCTCGTCATAATCTTGCTGCTCGCCCTCAAGGAAGCGCTCCAGCTCGTTGGCCTGTTTGCGATAGTCTTCGTACAACGCGGCGGGCGAGGCGTAGCGCCGGTTCAATTCGATTGTCTGGCGGGCAAAATCCAGCAGCCGCCGGGCCTCCGCGAAATCCTCCGCCAGCAGGGCCTGGCGCAGCTTCGCCTCGGTCTCCTTGTACGTCTTGACCGCCTGCTGCCAGAGCAGGGCGTGTTCCTCGGCCAGTTCATCCACCAGACCGCCGCCGGACTTCGGCGCGGCCGGGCGCGGCGCGTCGCCCATGGCGGCGTTTGATTTTGCCGATGCCGCCGCTTCGCCTGCTGATTTTTGCGATTTGTCGAGTTCGGTGAGGTGAGTGCGGGCCTTGGAAACGACATCGGCCTCGGCCACCTTGCACGCCACGACCGCCTCGAACGCTTTGCGCGCGTCGTCGGTCTTGCCGGCCTTCATCGCCTTCTCGCCGGCGGCGAGGTCCTCGCGCGCCTTGGCGCGGTCGGCCAGCGCCCGCTCGGCCATGCCGAGGAAGCGCTGAAGGTTGATCTGCTCGTCGTCGTCCAGTTCGTCTTCGGAGATCTCAAGCAACGCATCCTTGCCCGCGGCGTAATCACCGGCCTCCACGAGCTTGATCGCCGCCGTCAGGCGCTCTGAAGCGCTCGGCTCATCGTCGGCCCGCGCGACGCTGACCGCCGCGAGCAGAACCACGCCGAGGACCATACTCCAAGTGCGAAGCTTGAACATGACCGTCTCCTCAACCGTCGCGGCCGACTGGATCGGCCGACACCGTTTACCGGGTCATCCTACCACCGGCGTCTTAAACCGGGGCTGTCATCCACACGTGCCGTCCCCAACCACCAGCGCTTAGGCAGGCCTACAAGCCATGGAGTCTTTTCGACCGGACGCAGGCATCGCTCGCTTCAGGTAGGGCGCCCGGTTGGGGCGCATCGGGTGGGAAGCCGCGGCGGGTCACTCCATGCCTTGATTCCAATAGAATTTACGCACGTCGCCGTGCTAATGCAAGCCCTTTCTCCCCCCGGGTCGGCCGGCCCGTCCGATACCCCGAAGGCGGCTGATCCGCGTTCCCAGCATTGCCCGGCCCCCTTGTCGGTTACCGGTTCACGCGACCCGTGTTATCAGCCTTTTCCCCGCCAACACGCCAGACGCGGAGTCTTGAAACCGGAATTCGACGGAAAACGTAGTGGGTGCAGCTGACCGACCCTCATCGAGGGAAGCAGGGGATATGCAGAGTTCAAACCTGCGGGCTCATTGCAGTTTCTCGCGGGGATTTAGCGCGGATTCCCACCGGAGCGGTTCAGCCGCTGCGCGCCGCGAAGGGTTTGAAACGTGTGAACGACGACTACCGCTCGATTTCCTTGGATTTCTTGCGGCGTTCTTCCTCGTCTTTGAGCCATTTGCGAAGGCGATCCATCTCTTCAGACGAATAGTGCTTCAGTTCGTCGGTGATGTCCGGGTTGTAGCCGCCGAGTTTGAGGTAGTACTCCTCATCGGGCACGGACTTATCACGCGAAATGTTTTCCTTGACCCACTGGGTCCAGTTCTTCTCGAGAGCCTCTTTGGCCTCTGAAGAGAACTTCTCTTCCCAGGCGCGCATGCGATCTCCCATGTAAGTCGTCTGTCGATCAGAGCCGACCCGCTTGGACAAGTCGAACACGGCCCGGAAATCCTTCCATCCCTGACGCCCGCCACCCATCATGTAGGCCGCCAGCGACCACGCCTGCGAATAGTTCAAGAATCCCTGCTCGCTGGTCATGTCCTTGTGCCAGCTTTCGGGGTCGATCGTCCAGACGTAGTTGAAGTCCTTCCATTTCGGCGTGTCGACAATGCGACGAATCACCGGCGCGTACCGCCCGCGGTTGGGAATCTCGGCGAAGTTTTCCTCGACCGTCTTGTCGAAATCCCAGTACTCGAACACCGCCGCGTGGCCCTCGTTCCACCAGCGCGGGCAATCCACAGGGACGCCAATGTTTACCCCCGGAAACAGCGTATTGCCCAAACGAAGCTGCAATTCCATGTGGGCCGCTTCGTGCTTCAACGTGCCTTTCTCCCACTTCCGGAAGTCGGTAATGCCGTCAGTGAATTGCTGCAAACGATAGCGCCGAGCCGGCCAATGCGGACCCCGATCGCCCACCAAGTGCCCGAACGACATGAAAAAGCCACCGCTGCCCGGCGAACCGCCGTTTTCGTGGTACGTCTTTTGATCTGCAAAGACGATGACTTCAATCTTCTCGCGCACATCCGCCGGGACACCGCCCAGCAGCTTCGAATACGCCCGGCCGTATTCGCGATGGAGCATCTCCATGTACATCGCGGTGTCGGCCGTGAACTCCTTGTCGATGTCCGTGCGAACGATGAAGGGATGGCCCATGTAGGTCCACAGGCGAACCTCTTCGTCACCCTTCTTGAACGTGCCATCGCTGTAATCGCCGCGCTTGTCCTGCTTGATGCGCTTGAGCAGCCGCTCGTAGCGCTTGTCGTACTCGGCGTCGGTCTCGTTGCGCTTCTGCCCCCAGCGCACGCGCGGCATTCCGTCCGCCGACTTCTTCGGCTTGGATTTCTTCTTCGTGGTCGCTTTCTTCTCGGTGCCGTCGTCCGGCCCCGCAAAGACGAACTGATCGCATTTCGGTCCGGCCAGCGCGCGCCCCGTGGACGACAACGCCGCCACCGCTACGACCATCGACAACCCGACCATCCAGAACGTCACTCGGTTCTTGTGCAACATCGCACCACGCCTCCAGCCGCCGGAAACCTTGACTTGTTTGCCCGCGGCGCGCGAAACCCCAACTGTCGGTCGCGCCGGGACTTTGGCTCTACCGCGTATTGTAAGCCGAGGCCGTCGGGTTGTGCCATTGAATTAAGGTGGGAAGTCCCTATCGGTTTGATAGGGGCCGCGCGAGGGCACACAGCCTGTAACCGTCGGGAAGCGATTGCGAGGCAATGACTTCCGATGGTTCGAGGGTCGCCCGGCGGCGGAGGTCCGGCCAAAGATTGCGCTTTGTCTCGGGCGGGGACCATCCTGGAAAGCCGCCGTGAATCCAGTCCCACTCGCGGTCCGGCTCGTCGGGTCGGACAACGTAGCGCGTCGTACCACGCCCAAGGGACGGCGGGGCCACCAGGTGGTCGAGCCTCGCCCAGAACGCACGGTACTCGCCGACCCGGCAACGCTGGCCCGTGAGATAAGTCAGCACATGGGCATCCAGCGGCTCGGCCCAGACCTGCTTCACGTCCTGCTCGACGAGGGCATCTGCGACGCGCTGCATCGGATGCGGCGCTCCAACCTGCTGATACAACGCCGCCTGACCAACCATCCACGCCGCGCAAAGGGCCACGACCGACGCGCGGCCGGCCGCAGGCAGCCGGCGATTGATGAAGACACACGCCAACAACCCGGGCAGGAACACCCAGATCGGAAGCCAATAGCGGATCGTGGTGAAATTGAAACTGCACCCGCCAAACAGATACAACCCGACGCAGCCCATCGCGCCGAGCGCCAGCAGCGCAACCGGACGATGCACACCCGGCGTCATGCGAAGCATGCGAGCGAGGCGCGGCCCCGAATTCAGCAGCAGCACCGCGCCGGCCGTCATGGCCGCGCCGACCACAATCCAGTTCGCTCCGCCGACCAATCCGCCCCAGGCGATATCCAGCGGCGCGAGCGAGGCATCCTGCCCGACGGTCACCAGACGCAGGAACGACTGCGGATCGGCTCCGAAGAAGACGGGCGAGCCGAGTAGTAAATATACAATCGTATCGCCAATGGCCCACGGGGGGCGCAGGCCCAGCGGGAGCGTCGGCTCCAGACCCTGGCCGCGCAGCGTCGCCAACAGGACATAGGCGATGGCCGGCGCCGACCCGATGACGACGCCGAGCAACATCGCTCCGCATCGGGGGATCATCGCTCGCACCCGCGAAACCAATCGAAGCCGCCATGCCGCGATCACGCCTGCAACCGCTAAAACACCGGCCGCGGCTGGCCGCGGGATCAGCCCGAGCAGCAGCGCCGACTTCACGCCGGACTCATCGACTTGTACCGACCATGCGGTCGTGACCATCAACAACAACGCCGCGACAACAACGGTCAAGGCCGTGACACCGAGGCGGTCAATCACACTCCAGGCGGCCGCGCGCGGCGTGGCGACCCGAAGCATCCGAAGCGGCGAGCCGAGCAGATAATGCACGAGGACGGGAGCAAGGAAGAATACAACCGATGGATTGAGCCACAATCCCGAGCCCACCAGCCCGCCGAAGATGAATTGGCGGCGGGTTTCCCGTCCGCGGGATGCCTTGCTCGCATCCGACGTTGTCCGCTGCGCCGCCGGATTGCTCTCTGCGGTTGGACAGGCGAACCACTCCGCATACGCCCAGAGAATCAGCGTGCCCCAAAGCAGGTTCTCGACGTACGCCCCGCGCGCGGAAATGGTCCACTGCGCAAACATCGGCGGCCCGCACAAAAGCACGGCCGCTCCGACAAGCCCTGCGCGGCGACCGAGCCACCGCGTGAGCATCAGATATTGCACTCCGACCATCGCCGCGAAGAAGATCGCCGGCGCGGCCCGCAATGCGTGAACCGGATTCGCAAAGAACGGCAGCAACGCCGCTACGACATAGGCCTCCAGCGCGCCCATGTAGCGCTGGCCGTAGAAGTAAATCGGGAAACGGACGCCCTCGGCGATGTCCTGCGCCATGAGTCCGACGATGGCCTCGTCGGAGTGCAAGAGTGTCTCGCCACGGAGGATCAGCGGCGCACGAAATGCCAGCGCGGCGAGAAAAATCACGGCGGCCGCGACGAAGTCCAGCCGGTTCAGATTGAATCGACGATACGGCGACGCGGCGACGCGATGCGAGAATGCAACGCGATCCGCGGAAGCAGGCCGGCGCGAATCCAGTTCCCGGGGTTCGTGATATGTTTCAATGGTGACGAGCGCGGCATCTTCGCAAGGCGCGTGAACCGGGTGCGGCGGATTCTCGGTATGGGTTGATGGCGGCATGAACGCTCCCCCCGAAGCGCGACGCGATGCGATTCGCCGTTGTGCGGCGGTCAAGCCCGCCGGCTAAGTAACCATCTTCCGGCCACTGAACGCTGCCTCTACGACAGCCGGCCGCTGCGCAGGATCGCAATCAGCAGCCACGCCGACATGACAAACGTCAGCGCGTAGCCGACGAATCCCAGGTAGCGGATCGGCAACGTGCCGAACAGCAGCACGTCGGCGTTCATCGAGAGCAACATCGTGCTGCCGATGATCGTCGAGGCCACGAGCACCGAGAAGGCCAGGCGGTTGCTGGAGCGATCCAGCTCGCTGGCAAGGTGATCGAGATTCTCGTGGCGGATGTTGATTTGAAACTGCCCGCGTCCGATACCGCGCAGGGTGTCGCGCAGCAGGCGGGGCGCGTCCCGTAACACGCTGGCGAGGTGCCAGGCCGAAATGCCGAAGAGGCGCGAGAGCCGCCGGGGATGAAAGCGCTCGCGCAGGAGCGTGTTGATCCGCGGTTGGAGCAGTTCGAGCAAATTCAAATCCGGATCAAGCTGCATCACGACCGCCGAGACGGTCGCCAGCGACTTGAACATGGAGACGAAATTGCGCGGAAGCGTCACGTCAGACCGGCGCATCGTCTCCAGCAACTCGCGGAAGATCGTGGGCACTTCCAGCCGCCGCAGCGGCAGCCCGTAGTACTTGTCGAGCATGTCGCGCAAGTCGCGCGCGAGCATCTCCCGATCGGTCGACCGGCCCAGCGCGCCCAGGTCGGCCAGCACTTCGATCAGCACGTCGATTTCGCGCTTGACCATCGCGACGATGCCGATCACCAGCCGGCCCATCAGCTCGTCGTCGATCACGCCGACCATTCCAAAATCAAACAGGATCAGCTTGTCCGGCGGGCAGACCAGCAGATTCCCCGGGTGCGGGTCGGCATGAAACAGCCCCATCTCGAAGAACTGCTTCATGAAACTCTCGGCCAGCCGATGGGCCAACTTCTTCGGATCGCACTGCGCCCGCTGCGCGCCGAGGGCGTCGCGCAGGTGCAACCCCTCCATGAACTCCATCGTCAGCACTTCCGTGCCTGTCAGGTCCCATCGCACCAGCGGCGTACGGATGAATTCATCATCCTTGAATGCGTCGTAAAACCGTGACGTGGCCGACGCCTCGTTGACGAAATCCAGCTCCTTCTGAATCGTCTGCGCGAACTCGTCCACCAGCATGCGCGGGTGATACGATCGCAGCTCGGGAAACAGCGCCTCAGCCCGCTCGGCCATCCATTTGAGTACATAGATGTCTAATTGAACGACCTGTTCGATGCCCGGCCGGCGAATCTTGACGACGACCTCCTGGCCGTCTTGCGTCGTCGCACGATGCACCTGGCCGATGGAACCGCTGGCGAACGGTCGCTCTTCGAACGCACGAAATGCCTGTTGAACGGAAAGGCCGGTGCTGGCCTCGACGATGCGCCGGGCCTCGTCGGCCGAGAAGGGCTGCACGTCGTCCTGCAGGCGCTCCAGCGCCGCGATGATCTGCGCCGGCAACAGGTCGGGCCGGGTCGAGCCGATCTGCCCGAGTTTGACGAATGTGGGGCCGAGTTCCTCGCACACTTTCACAAGCCGCTCGCCGATGGTGGCGATCGGATCAATCTCGCTCTCGTCCGCCTCGGCGCCGCGCTTGAATCGCAGGAACGACGGAACGTATTGGCCCAGTTGCAGGCGGTCGACGAAATGGCCGAATCCGTGGCGGGAGAGCACCTGCGCAATGACGCGAAGCCGCGCGAAGGTCCGAACGGTGCGTGGCAGGGTCACGATGGACATGGCGGCTCCCGAAGGGCGGCAATCCCAATGAGGTATTGCGATCCTGCCCGGATTATTCATCGTTTCGCCCTTCGGCGTCAAACGCGGCTTGACGCACCCGCCCCCGATTCGCAGACTCCTCGAACCATATGAACGGGCGCGTGACACGAATTCTGACGTGGCTGGGCAACTGGAACCGGTTCTGCGCGCTCATGATCGCGCTGTTCCTGACGCGGGCGGTGTTCCTGCTCTCCGTGTTGCCGCCCTTTGAAGGGTGGGATGAATACCAGCACATTGCGTACGTGACACATGTGATCGAACACGATTCGCCGCCGGTCCACGGCGAGGCGATGGTCCCCCGCGCGCTTTATCCGGCGTTGGTGCGATACCCCCAACCCAGGCTCGCCGTCGATCAGATCGGCACGATCGGCGCGATGGAATATCACGCCTACTGGGAGCGGATCGCGGCCGGCGGCACAACCGAGGTTCGCGCGACCGCGCCGGAAATTCCGCTTTATCAGGCGCAGCACCCGCCGCTTTACTACCAACTGATCGCGCCGCTGTTCCGCGGGCAGCTCGAACCCGATCGGATCGGTCAGGCGATCGCGCGGGCGCGATGGCTCGGCGTGGCGTGCGGCGCGGCGGCACTGCTGTTGTTTGGGCTGTCGCTGCCGAGCCTGGTCTCACCGGGGCCGGCGCGACACTTGATTCTGCTGGCGGTCGCATCCCAGCCGTTGCTGCTCTTCAATTGCGCGCGCGTCGCGAGCGATTCCCTTGCCGTCCTGCTGGGCACCTTGGTCGTCGTGATGGTTCTGGAGTTTCGCGTCGACCGGTGGCGCCGGCACGGGTTGATCCTCGGGCTGGCGCTGGGCATGGCGATACTGGCGAAGGCGTACAACCTGCTGCTGATTCCGTTTGTGGTACTGATCTGGGCGGACCGTTGGCGGCGCGGACGATGGCGCGGGGCACAGGTCGCCGCGTCCGGATTGCTGATCGCGGCCGTCGCCGTTTTGCTGACGGGTGACTATTTCTTGCAGAACCTCCGCCTGTACGGCCTGCTGACCCCGATGCAGGAGTCGGTCGAGAACGCGAAGCACGGCATCGGCGCGGGCGCGATCCTGCGGCAGGCCTTCGCCCTGGACTGGCTGGGCGAATTGCTGCGCAAATACCTGCGTCAGTCCTTGTTCACCGGCGGCTGGAGTTACGTCAAAACCTCCGGCGCGATCACATGGATTTATCAAGTGTTCCTGTTGATCGGGGCGGGTCTGGCCACCGCGGCGGCGATTCGCGGGCGACGAACCGGCCAGCCAATCTGCTTCTCGCGCGAGGGCGCGGGCCGGGCGTCGGTCCTGCTGGGGGCGTTGTTCGCGGCGGGGCTGACGTGGCACATGTTGAGTTCGCGGCAGGCCTGGGGGAGCATCACGACAAACGTATGGTATGCGGCGGTGTCGTTCCCGTGGCTGCTGTGCCTGTATTACCAGGGCGTGGTCGCGACGGGGCACCGGGCGGCGCTGATCGTTCTCGGCGGCGGGCTGATCGTGCTGCATGGCTCGGCCGAGACGTGGGGCATTCTCGGCGAGATGGTCCCGCGCTACACCGGCGAACCGTGGAGCGCGGCGGCGCGCGAGCGCCTCGCAGCCATGCACCCGTCGGCCCTCGGCCCCGCATGCACGATACCGGCGATGATCATTGCCAGTGCGTTGCTGTGGCTCGGATTGTTCACGGCGCTCGCGGACCGGGCATCGCCGAACCAAAACGAACCGCCTCGTTGATCGTCGTTACTAGTTCGGATCGATTGGATGCGCAATCGACGGCGTCATGGAGCAATTGCTCGAGCAACCGGTTCCCTGGGTGACGTCGCGGCGGGCATTTTCAATACAACCGTAGAATTGTACGTCGTCACCTGGTGCTCCATCGCTTCAGCCATGCCGGATGAAGTCGCATCACTCACGATCAACAGGTCCGCCGTCAGCACGGCCGGATTAAACAGCCGCCAATCGAGCGTGATCGCCGATTCCGTCGGCGGCACGGCGAATTCCAATCGCACCGCCACGCGCGCGGACCACGCCCCCAGCGCACTGCCATGCGGCCGAACCTCTCCGACACAGGGATGGACCGCGTCCGGCCCCAGCACTGCGGACCATGGCGAGACCGGTGCGAATGCACGCCGATCCGACTTCGGAAGCAACACCGAGACATTTTTTTGAAGCAGGTCGCTCGCCGCTTCGCACGCGGCGCGCTGTTCCGCAGGCGTCACAAAATCGGCCTGCTCTCGATTGATCGGCCTCCAGGTCTCCAGCAGCGTGAGCGGTACATAGGCATCCACGAGCACGCGATCCGTCTCTCGACGCACCACGGCCTGAACGCATTTGAACCGATGCCGGAACATCGAAGCCGCAGCGCCCACGGAGACCGTACAGGTTTGCTTGCCGGCCACATTCTGCGATGCATCCGGCGGCGGCGACGGCGACAGGTCCAGCGTCTCGGCGTTGCCGGCGCTGGTCAGCCGCACGAACCGCTCCGCCGAGTCGGATCGCTTCTGCACACGCAAGGCGAATTGTGTCGGGATAATGGCATCTTCCGGCGGCGACTGGCGAAGCGTCACGTGCGTGGGCGACCGCTCCGCGATGTACTCCAGCTCATACGTGGCCCGAGCGCCGCGCCACGAAACCTCCGAGCTGCGATCGGCGGCGTCCCCCCGGGCTGGTTCGAACCGGGCATCCTTCAACCGACCGGCAAGCAGCCGCCCCGACTCGTCTCTCACCTCCAGCCGGCTGACCATGTTGCCCGCGCGGCGCGCGAAGGCGCGCTCGATCTCCTGCGGCGCAAAGTCGCCCCGCGCATGCAGAGCGGGCATGTCGTGGATCAGCGACTCGCCCGCTTCGCGAAGCGTGATGCGCACACGCGCCCCGTCGATCACTGCCACGCCGCGCGCGACCGCGATCGGATGCGCCGATGCGCTGATCGTCCACGCACTTGCGCCGGCAATCGCCGCGACCAGTACCGCGCGCCGAGTTGACATGGCCCATCTACTCGGCGACATCCACGTCCACCTCGGAGAAGAACGTTCCCTGACTCGGTGTGATAAACAGCAGGTAGCGGTACGCGCCGATGATCGCGGAATCTCGATTCGCCTCATTCGCATCGTCCCTGCCGCCGAACTCGTCACCGGTTTGCGTCATCGGGCCCGCCGCGATCTCAACTGCATGCACGCCACCGTCCCCCAGTTTGGTCGTATCCACGCACGCAAGAAGCTTCCATTTTGTGTCGCGTGCGGACGTGAAACCGGCGTCGGGCATCGTCGGATCGTTCGAGCCCCACAGCGTGTAAACCTGCGGCGCGCGACGATCACGGTGACACGAGTAACTTCGCACCGCGCGGAGCTTCACGCTCGCGCCGAGGTCGACGTGAAACCGCCCCTCGCTGTCGTACCAGACGTTTCGCCTGGTGTCGTCGTTGTTCTGCGGGACTTCGCCGTCGTTCAGCCGCGGGAGCGTGTCGCCTTCCGCGCCGGACTGGCGGTGCGGCGCGAATTCGCCGTCGCCCCCGAAATAGCGAAAAGTCACTTTGCCGCGCGAGGCGTCTGCGTAGTCATCCTTCGACGGCTGCGGCAGCTTGAGCGCGGCGAACGAATCGGCGCGGTCGGACATTACCCGCGCGATCGGGTCCTGCCCTTCGTCGACCGGCGGCGGATACCGATAGCGAAACTCGATCGGCCCGCGATCGGAGAAATCATCGTACAGCGGGACGGCGGGCTGGGCTGCGTCGTTCTCGTTCGCCGCCTCGGTGACGGCAAAAACCTTGATCCGTTCGTCCTTCGGAAGCTTGAGCACCTTTGCTCCGAGCGGCACATCGAGCCTGTATTTATACGTGTAGCTGAATTGGTACGCCTCGTTGCCCCTTGTCGGATGATGCCGATGTGTTGCGAACCAGGCGATGGGGTCGCGGTGGATGTAACCAGGAGTCAGGCCCATGACGCGGCCCTCGCAGACGAAATCGACCGCATTGAACGGCCGATCCCACACGCGATCGTCGAACTGTCCGACAAAGCCGGTCCAACCCTGAATGGAAATCTTCGTCTTGCGGCCATCGACTTCGAACTCGCCGACACAATCTTCGCTCGCCGCGACAAGCAGATACAGCCGATTCGTTCCACCACCGGAGAGGAGAATCTCCTGTCCGGCGCAGGCCATCGCGTTTTTCTCGCCTGCTGCACCCGATCCGATTTGAAATGCGATGCCGTCGGCCACGAGCGTCGCGGGCAGTTGCTCCGCCGGATAGGTGCGCCCTTCGGAATCCATCGCGCCGTCGGCGCGATTCGAATCGCCGCTCACCGCGTCGACATCAAACTCCAGTCGAATCGGCATGCATTTCGGCGGCATCAGTTGTGTTGGCGCCGGGCCAAGCCGCACCGCGAAACTGCGCGGGCTGTACGGCGTCATGTCGAACGAGAGCGCGCCGCCCGCGACCTTCGCCTCGCCGATGCGACGCTCCTGGCCGTCCACCTCGTGCGCCGAGGCGATCGGCCCGGCGAACTTCACCGATACGCCCTTCGCCTCGCGGCCCCACAATTCCTGAAGGCGAACGATGACCCATTCGCCCTCTTCGGACCGCTTCACCGCACGGACATCGACCTGTTCCGTGTTGACCTGCAACAACGAGAACGACTTTCCCAGTTCGCCTTCGTGCGCCGGCGCGGTGAACGCAACGAGCGGTTGATTCAGTCGCCGCCCCTGCCACTCGCTGCGCTCCGCACGCCAGTCGCCGGCGTGCGAGTAGAGCGCGTACGTCATATCGTGCACGCCCCAGTCCTGGCTGTGTTGGTCGAGATAGCCGCTTCGCACGCCGGGCGTGTAAAGAAGCGTCAGCCGCACTTCGCTGTTGCTCGGCTTGTCCGACCCGAACTTGCAATCCTCCAGCACGCTGACGCCGAACTTGCCGGACTGGTCCGTCAGGTCAAACCACTCGTGCGACGGCACCTCGTACTTTGTCGGCTCGTTGTTGGCGCGGTCGATCGTGCCCATGCCCCAGTTGTACGTCGCCTTCGCGTTCGCCGCCGTCAGCGGGAAAGACGCTCGCAGCGCGACCTGTGCCGACTGCCAGTCGATGTGCGTCTTGAACTCCACGCGGCGGCCCGCGTTCCCGGCGCACAACCGAATCTGTTGCGTGAAGATCGAACCGCGCGCCTCGCGGACGATCTCCAGCGCCACGCGCGCCGGCCCCTGCTCGACGATTCGCACTTTCGCCGGACCCTTCACCGCGTCGATCGGCAGTTTCTGGCGATCACGCCAGTCCATGTTCCATGCGGGCCAGTTCTTCGGTTTCTCATGCGTGAAGACCAGCCTCGCCGGCGCGGCCAGCAACTCGCGCCCGCCCTGCGCCTTGTCCACGATGCTCGACACGTCGCCGTCGGCGTTGATGGTCACGCGATACCACGGGTTCTCCAGCGAATTCTCGGTGATGCTCAATCGCGCGCTTGAGTTCGCGCCGGCTTCGTCCCGCGCTGCATCCAGCGACCCGCCCGGGCACACGCGATACACCGTCCACGAAACGGGCGTAACCGCCGCGACAAACGCCACAATGACCGACTCGCCGTCGCGCGACAGCACCTGCGCCGGCGCCTCGCTCCCATCGGGGCCGAGCACGCGCACCGCGCGCGGCGCGCCGCCAGCGAAACGCACCTTCGCTTCCACAAGGTCCTCCCGCGCCTGTGCCAGCGGGTTGAACACGACCACCGCCTGGCCCTCCCCGCGTGTGTCAATAGCGCGGCACACCGCCCCGGCGCCATCCGCCAGCGCCGCCGCGAAGCCGTTCATCGCCACGATCTCATCGTTCCAGGAATAGGTGTACGCCTTCGGCAGGCTCGTGCCCGGCAGGATGTCGTGCATCTGGTTCGCCAGCAGCCGCACCCACGAGCGCTCGAGTTTTTCCCGTGGATACACCGCGCCGCCGAGCCAGTCCGCCGCGACGCTCGCCCGTTCGGCCGCGTCGGCGAGCAGCTCGCCCTTGCGATTCCAGCGCTTCATGTAGGCCTGGCTCGTCAACGTGCCGGCCGAGTGCTCCGTGAGCAGCAAATCGCCCTTGTAGCGCGGCAGCTTTGCCCTGATCTCGGGTGAGATGTCTTTGTACATCCGGTCCGACGAGACCAGCGCCACGCGGAACGGCCCGTCTGCCTTCGCCGCGGCCGTGTAGTT includes these proteins:
- a CDS encoding alpha-mannosidase: MNSDETIRTTGGSSAHHRAFAFLFATFAALAPAIAESSREPAPRYDLSKDRVLYCIGYAHLDTQWRWDFCQTIDQYIRDTLEGNFKLIEKYPEYVFNFTGSVRYEMMKEYYPEHFEKLKKYIAAGRWYVSGSSVDEGDVNVPSAEAIIRQVLYGNLYFRREFGKESVDFMLPDCFGFPASLPSIWAHCGLIGFSTQKLTWGSAVGIPFKVGVWEGPDGRGVIAALDPGPYVGAIEGPVHESTEWAERITTNGDKYGLWADYHYYGIGDMGGAPREEDVKNYTAAAKADGPFRVALVSSDRMYKDISPEIRAKLPRYKGDLLLTEHSAGTLTSQAYMKRWNRKGELLADAAERASVAADWLGGAVYPREKLERSWVRLLANQMHDILPGTSLPKAYTYSWNDEIVAMNGFAAALADGAGAVCRAIDTRGEGQAVVVFNPLAQAREDLVEAKVRFAGGAPRAVRVLGPDGSEAPAQVLSRDGESVIVAFVAAVTPVSWTVYRVCPGGSLDAARDEAGANSSARLSITENSLENPWYRVTINADGDVSSIVDKAQGGRELLAAPARLVFTHEKPKNWPAWNMDWRDRQKLPIDAVKGPAKVRIVEQGPARVALEIVREARGSIFTQQIRLCAGNAGRRVEFKTHIDWQSAQVALRASFPLTAANAKATYNWGMGTIDRANNEPTKYEVPSHEWFDLTDQSGKFGVSVLEDCKFGSDKPSNSEVRLTLLYTPGVRSGYLDQHSQDWGVHDMTYALYSHAGDWRAERSEWQGRRLNQPLVAFTAPAHEGELGKSFSLLQVNTEQVDVRAVKRSEEGEWVIVRLQELWGREAKGVSVKFAGPIASAHEVDGQERRIGEAKVAGGALSFDMTPYSPRSFAVRLGPAPTQLMPPKCMPIRLEFDVDAVSGDSNRADGAMDSEGRTYPAEQLPATLVADGIAFQIGSGAAGEKNAMACAGQEILLSGGGTNRLYLLVAASEDCVGEFEVDGRKTKISIQGWTGFVGQFDDRVWDRPFNAVDFVCEGRVMGLTPGYIHRDPIAWFATHRHHPTRGNEAYQFSYTYKYRLDVPLGAKVLKLPKDERIKVFAVTEAANENDAAQPAVPLYDDFSDRGPIEFRYRYPPPVDEGQDPIARVMSDRADSFAALKLPQPSKDDYADASRGKVTFRYFGGDGEFAPHRQSGAEGDTLPRLNDGEVPQNNDDTRRNVWYDSEGRFHVDLGASVKLRAVRSYSCHRDRRAPQVYTLWGSNDPTMPDAGFTSARDTKWKLLACVDTTKLGDGGVHAVEIAAGPMTQTGDEFGGRDDANEANRDSAIIGAYRYLLFITPSQGTFFSEVDVDVAE